A section of the Gloeobacter violaceus PCC 7421 genome encodes:
- a CDS encoding adenosine-specific kinase, whose amino-acid sequence MEFKAVTMVIPEDCNLILGQAHFIKTVEDLHEIFVGISAQVKFGIAFCEASGPCLIRLSGNDAPLQEVATANAQALGAGHCFVILLKEAYPINFLNAIKQCAEVCTIYCATANPTQVIVAVTEQGNGILGVVDGFAPRGVESPADVQQRQAFLRRVGYKL is encoded by the coding sequence ATGGAATTTAAAGCGGTCACCATGGTCATTCCCGAGGACTGTAACTTGATCCTCGGCCAGGCCCATTTCATCAAAACCGTCGAGGATCTGCACGAGATATTCGTGGGGATCTCCGCGCAAGTCAAATTCGGCATCGCCTTTTGCGAGGCTTCCGGTCCTTGCTTGATTCGCCTCTCGGGCAACGATGCGCCGCTGCAGGAAGTTGCGACGGCCAATGCCCAGGCCCTCGGTGCCGGTCATTGCTTTGTCATCTTGCTGAAGGAGGCCTATCCGATCAACTTTCTCAACGCCATCAAGCAGTGTGCAGAAGTCTGCACGATCTACTGCGCCACGGCCAACCCCACCCAGGTGATCGTTGCTGTTACCGAACAGGGCAACGGCATCCTTGGGGTGGTAGATGGTTTTGCGCCCCGGGGTGTAGAAAGTCCGGCCGATGTGCAGCAGCGCCAGGCTTTTTTGCGGCGGGTGGGTTACAAACTTTGA
- a CDS encoding DUF3007 family protein, whose translation MGILLIAPVAYNFLQALGMPALNAGFWTSGVVCAALVGWVYTYTLGKREPLGQSTHPTVDQDIRNLYDALRQEDRIIQEHEARIAQLKLEEEALEAQIQELKRQITALTSAG comes from the coding sequence TTGGGCATATTATTGATTGCTCCTGTGGCCTACAACTTTTTGCAGGCGTTGGGAATGCCCGCTTTGAACGCAGGCTTCTGGACCAGCGGGGTGGTGTGCGCGGCCTTGGTCGGATGGGTTTATACCTATACGCTGGGTAAGCGCGAACCACTCGGGCAATCGACCCATCCGACGGTCGATCAAGACATCCGCAATCTCTACGATGCCCTTCGACAAGAAGACCGCATCATTCAGGAGCACGAGGCCAGAATTGCCCAACTCAAGTTGGAGGAGGAGGCCCTGGAGGCCCAAATTCAAGAACTCAAGCGGCAAATCACCGCCCTGACTTCCGCCGGTTGA
- a CDS encoding HAD family hydrolase produces the protein MATPAPDLLALDFDGVLCDGLLEYFQTAWQVYRRLWTPPDNLAPPAAVAELFYRLRPVVETGWEMPLLVSAIVGGVEPEAILADWGGISQQLLAQSGVSAPQLAGEVDRTRDAWIARDLEGWLQLHRLYPGVAGRLRALCEHPQPAVFMITTKESRFVLLLLEQAGVDWPGERIFGKDTQQPKTETLAKLLGAGYERIWFVEDRLATLEKVARLAELASVQLYLADWGYNTPTERERVRADSRIRLLNLEQFADDFCNWPQ, from the coding sequence ATGGCCACCCCTGCACCGGACCTGCTTGCCCTCGATTTTGACGGCGTCCTCTGCGACGGATTGTTGGAATATTTTCAAACCGCCTGGCAGGTATACCGCCGGTTGTGGACACCACCGGACAACCTGGCTCCTCCCGCCGCTGTCGCGGAGCTGTTCTACCGGCTGCGGCCTGTGGTCGAGACCGGCTGGGAGATGCCATTACTTGTCAGCGCGATTGTCGGAGGAGTCGAACCTGAGGCCATTCTTGCCGATTGGGGAGGCATCTCCCAGCAACTATTGGCCCAATCCGGTGTCAGTGCTCCACAATTGGCCGGGGAGGTAGACCGGACGCGCGACGCGTGGATAGCCCGGGATCTCGAAGGCTGGCTGCAGTTGCACCGACTCTATCCCGGTGTGGCCGGACGGTTGCGTGCCCTGTGCGAGCACCCGCAACCGGCGGTGTTCATGATCACCACCAAAGAAAGCCGCTTCGTGCTGTTGCTGTTGGAGCAGGCGGGGGTAGACTGGCCCGGCGAGCGGATCTTCGGAAAAGACACTCAGCAGCCCAAGACCGAGACGCTCGCCAAACTGCTGGGAGCGGGCTACGAGCGCATCTGGTTTGTCGAAGACCGGCTTGCCACGCTGGAGAAAGTGGCCAGGCTGGCAGAACTGGCTAGTGTGCAGCTGTACCTCGCCGACTGGGGCTACAACACCCCGACCGAACGGGAACGGGTGCGCGCAGATAGCCGCATCCGTCTGCTCAACCTCGAACAATTTGCGGACGACTTTTGCAACTGGCCCCAGTAA
- a CDS encoding DUF4351 domain-containing protein encodes MTDHDRLFKELLSTFFVEFIDLFFADVGNYLERGSIVFLEKELFSDITAGERYEADLVVKARFRDHQSFFLVHIENQTEAQSIFSYRMFRYFARLYEKYQLPIYPIAVFSFTEPLRAEPTAHRVAFPDFTVLEFHYRVVQLNRLDWRDFLRQPNPVASALMARMRIAPADRPRVKLECLRLLATLRLDPARTQLISGFVDTYLKLTAQEERLFAAELATIGASEQEAVVQIVTSWMQQGLEQGRQVGRQEGRQEEALAIVLRQLSRRLGTLPAQNAERVSGLSTTALEALSEALLDFASISDLDSWLAGQD; translated from the coding sequence ATGACCGACCACGATCGACTGTTTAAAGAGTTGCTCAGCACTTTTTTTGTCGAGTTCATCGACCTGTTTTTCGCCGACGTCGGCAACTATCTCGAGCGGGGCTCTATTGTTTTTTTGGAGAAAGAGCTGTTTTCCGACATCACTGCAGGCGAACGTTACGAGGCGGATCTGGTGGTCAAAGCCCGCTTTCGTGACCACCAGTCTTTCTTCCTGGTGCACATCGAAAACCAGACGGAGGCCCAGTCAATTTTTAGCTACCGAATGTTCCGCTACTTTGCACGGCTGTACGAAAAGTATCAACTGCCAATCTATCCGATTGCCGTTTTTTCGTTTACCGAGCCGCTGCGGGCTGAACCCACTGCCCACCGGGTCGCGTTTCCAGATTTCACTGTGCTGGAGTTCCATTACCGGGTGGTGCAACTCAATAGGCTGGACTGGCGGGACTTTTTGCGCCAGCCCAATCCGGTAGCCAGCGCGCTGATGGCCCGGATGCGCATTGCTCCGGCAGATCGGCCTCGGGTGAAGCTCGAATGCTTGCGGCTTTTGGCTACCCTCCGGCTGGACCCGGCGCGAACGCAGTTGATTTCAGGTTTCGTGGATACCTATTTGAAGCTGACGGCCCAGGAGGAACGGTTGTTCGCGGCGGAACTTGCTACCATCGGGGCAAGCGAGCAGGAGGCGGTCGTGCAGATTGTCACCAGTTGGATGCAGCAGGGTCTTGAGCAGGGCAGGCAGGTGGGCAGGCAGGAGGGCAGACAGGAAGAAGCTCTGGCTATTGTCCTGCGTCAGCTGAGCCGCCGCCTGGGGACGTTGCCGGCCCAGAACGCCGAACGGGTGAGTGGCCTCTCCACGACTGCTCTCGAAGCCTTGAGCGAAGCGCTGCTGGATTTTGCATCCATTTCAGATTTGGACAGCTGGCTTGCAGGCCAGGACTAA
- a CDS encoding metal-sensitive transcriptional regulator, translating into MPHKYTQDVLKHLASIEGRVRDVYTTVEAGGACPDVLVRMVYLRSAVNAAAQLVLKDHTEHCLVEAAGSERYEAELENFLAAVDMLL; encoded by the coding sequence ATGCCGCACAAGTACACCCAGGACGTGTTGAAGCACCTGGCGAGCATCGAAGGGCGCGTCCGCGACGTTTACACCACGGTCGAGGCGGGCGGCGCTTGCCCGGATGTGCTCGTCCGCATGGTCTACCTCCGCTCGGCGGTCAACGCGGCGGCCCAACTGGTCCTCAAGGACCACACCGAACATTGCTTAGTCGAAGCGGCCGGCAGCGAGCGCTATGAAGCAGAACTGGAGAATTTTCTGGCCGCCGTCGATATGTTGCTGTGA
- a CDS encoding PHP domain-containing protein, translated as MIELHCHTTCSDGTLTPSELVASAAAAGITALAITDHDTLSGWPEAHEACLRHGLELIPGLELSTVHNSSSLHILGFYPDPVQLAPFLEERHAARVRRAGRIVGRLAELGYPIAMPSVPTPGRFHIASALKQAGYVNDEQDAFRRWLGEGKPAYVPYEHLSAEEGIRRLRECGAVTVWAHPLLFRGGSVEEVLPALAASGLQGIEVYHSEHTPRQSARLAELARQWGLVVTGGSDFHGDNKSGVSLNMLQLPLTLLDPIKRLAGVPAAV; from the coding sequence ATGATCGAACTGCACTGTCACACGACTTGTTCCGACGGCACCCTGACGCCGAGTGAACTGGTGGCCTCGGCGGCGGCGGCGGGGATCACAGCCCTGGCCATCACCGATCACGACACGCTCTCCGGCTGGCCCGAGGCGCACGAAGCCTGCCTCCGCCACGGCCTGGAGCTGATCCCCGGTCTCGAACTCAGCACGGTCCACAACAGCAGTTCGCTGCATATTTTGGGCTTTTACCCGGATCCGGTGCAGCTGGCCCCCTTTTTGGAGGAGCGCCACGCCGCCCGGGTGCGCCGGGCGGGGCGTATCGTCGGGCGGCTGGCCGAACTGGGCTATCCGATCGCGATGCCCTCGGTACCGACGCCGGGGCGCTTTCACATCGCAAGCGCCCTCAAGCAGGCGGGCTACGTGAACGACGAACAAGATGCCTTTCGGCGCTGGCTGGGGGAGGGCAAACCCGCCTACGTCCCCTACGAGCACCTGAGCGCCGAGGAAGGCATTCGCCGCCTGCGCGAGTGCGGCGCGGTGACGGTGTGGGCGCATCCGCTGTTGTTTCGGGGCGGCAGTGTCGAGGAGGTGCTGCCGGCGCTCGCGGCAAGCGGCCTGCAGGGCATCGAGGTCTACCACAGCGAGCACACCCCCCGCCAGAGCGCCCGCCTCGCCGAACTGGCCCGGCAGTGGGGTCTGGTGGTGACCGGCGGCAGCGATTTTCACGGCGACAACAAGTCCGGGGTCAGCCTCAACATGCTCCAATTGCCCTTGACCCTGCTGGATCCGATTAAACGCCTGGCCGGGGTGCCGGCGGCGGTATAG
- a CDS encoding class I SAM-dependent methyltransferase, producing the protein MSYLAEGFANVDSTGNPEKFVDCLKLLMSLPYFQRYKHKTFDLLQLGEGDRVLEVGCGGGEDAIALADRVGATGRVVALDSSQEMLALANQHAAGLNLPVQFVLADAQNLPFADESFQAARVDRTLQHIREPRRAVAEMARVVAAGGRVVAMEPDWETFVVNSDDRALTRTMLNYWCDGFTSGWVGRYLPAYFTAAGLVNIEISPETLVIRELKLADKVFDLYATARRVQEAGRLDFQQAQGWLAGLEQLDREGQFFCAFTGFVVSGTKPQSPQ; encoded by the coding sequence ATGAGCTACCTGGCGGAGGGTTTTGCAAATGTCGATTCGACAGGCAACCCAGAAAAATTTGTCGATTGCCTCAAGCTATTGATGTCACTGCCATATTTTCAGCGCTACAAGCATAAGACTTTCGATTTGCTGCAGCTTGGCGAGGGCGATCGGGTACTGGAGGTGGGTTGCGGCGGGGGCGAGGATGCTATTGCCCTGGCAGACCGGGTGGGAGCAACAGGCCGAGTGGTTGCCCTCGACAGCAGTCAGGAAATGCTCGCACTGGCCAACCAGCATGCGGCGGGGCTGAATCTGCCCGTGCAATTCGTTCTGGCCGACGCCCAGAACTTACCGTTTGCAGACGAAAGCTTTCAGGCGGCGCGGGTCGATCGCACTCTCCAGCACATCCGGGAGCCCAGGCGTGCGGTGGCTGAGATGGCCCGCGTCGTCGCTGCTGGCGGGCGCGTGGTGGCCATGGAGCCGGACTGGGAGACGTTCGTGGTCAACTCCGACGATCGCGCCCTCACCCGCACGATGCTCAATTACTGGTGCGACGGGTTTACCAGCGGCTGGGTGGGACGCTACCTGCCGGCGTATTTTACCGCCGCCGGACTGGTCAATATTGAAATCAGCCCTGAAACCCTGGTGATCCGCGAACTGAAACTGGCGGACAAAGTCTTCGACCTCTACGCCACCGCCCGGCGGGTGCAGGAAGCCGGGCGGCTGGACTTCCAGCAGGCGCAGGGGTGGCTTGCCGGTTTGGAGCAACTCGACCGGGAAGGGCAATTCTTCTGCGCGTTTACCGGGTTCGTCGTGAGCGGAACAAAGCCCCAATCACCGCAGTGA
- the larE gene encoding ATP-dependent sacrificial sulfur transferase LarE: protein MLQTKHTKLIDIFASLDRVLVAYSGGVDSTLVAKVAFDALGDRALAVTAASPSLMAEDLEEAVRQAAQIGIAHEIIETTELDDPNYTSNPANRCYFCKSELHGRLVPLATARGIEVVVDGANLDDLGDYRPGFQAAREKGIRSPLIEVGLTKLEVRELSRGLGLSTWDKPAMPCLSSRFPYGEAIDREKLLRLAAAERFMRSLGERQFRVRSAGDTARIELAPERIKEFVLRVDLAELVKAFQSFGYSLVTLDLEGYRSGKLNAALSPEQLQRFTQKP from the coding sequence ATGCTTCAGACCAAACACACCAAGCTCATCGACATTTTTGCTTCCCTTGATCGGGTGCTGGTCGCCTACTCGGGTGGGGTCGACAGCACCCTGGTGGCCAAGGTGGCTTTCGACGCGCTCGGAGATCGCGCCCTGGCGGTGACGGCCGCCTCGCCCTCGCTGATGGCCGAAGATCTCGAAGAGGCCGTCCGCCAGGCCGCCCAGATCGGCATCGCCCACGAGATCATCGAGACCACCGAACTGGACGATCCTAACTACACGAGCAATCCGGCCAACCGCTGCTACTTCTGCAAGAGCGAACTGCACGGCAGACTGGTGCCCCTGGCCACGGCCCGCGGCATCGAGGTGGTCGTCGACGGCGCCAACCTGGATGATCTGGGCGACTACCGCCCCGGCTTTCAGGCCGCGCGCGAAAAAGGAATCCGCTCGCCGCTCATCGAGGTGGGGCTGACCAAGCTGGAGGTGCGCGAGTTGAGCCGTGGGCTGGGGCTTTCCACCTGGGACAAACCGGCGATGCCCTGTCTGTCGTCGCGCTTCCCCTACGGAGAGGCCATCGACCGCGAAAAGCTGCTGCGCCTGGCCGCCGCCGAGCGCTTCATGCGTTCGCTGGGGGAGCGCCAGTTCCGGGTGCGCTCGGCCGGCGACACGGCGCGCATCGAGCTGGCTCCCGAGCGCATCAAAGAGTTCGTGCTGCGCGTCGATCTGGCCGAACTGGTCAAAGCCTTTCAATCGTTTGGCTACAGCCTGGTGACGTTGGACCTGGAGGGTTACCGCAGCGGCAAACTCAACGCCGCTTTGTCCCCTGAGCAGTTGCAGCGATTCACCCAAAAACCATGA
- a CDS encoding TrbI/VirB10 family protein, translated as MTQPEFDQFDQQPDRRERLLRWLTPGRKVAIVGGLTLLPALGIGAALNGLFYPSAPRPKAEAAAKPAAAVPRATQPAPTDEVDRLKAEVALADQRQMLEQLRSQQKDKPSPPPATKLRGAKSLPPARLLSPPALAQSATWRPDTNGVRVLPPPAALGALAASGTGPAQLAFLGSSREQEGARGGTPPPTASAPDVALPPVARRTAIPRPAPAISAATSLDPSLEPLAAQGSPVHHLSATHRLPAGAAIPAASLAAGVLERPILWEQEQKHSPAASEADRHVVVLTEPLAGPEGDSLLPAGTRVLAALRRVSPGGLVTLEAVALRADRREIPLQSVAVRAVGGLPLVAVRQDKGGEIGGLDTGQSLLKGAEEGLAILNRASSTIEASGFGGATTSANYGQANALAAFGSGLFGELGRLIRQRNQQAVRQVIERPDLWLIPGGTAVELLFGREVPL; from the coding sequence ATGACCCAGCCGGAATTTGATCAATTCGACCAACAACCCGACCGCCGCGAACGGCTGCTGCGCTGGCTGACGCCGGGGCGCAAGGTGGCCATCGTGGGGGGGCTCACGCTACTGCCGGCCCTGGGCATCGGCGCTGCCCTCAACGGGCTGTTTTACCCGAGCGCTCCTCGTCCGAAGGCCGAGGCGGCGGCCAAACCCGCCGCCGCTGTGCCACGGGCGACCCAACCGGCTCCCACCGACGAGGTGGATCGGTTGAAGGCGGAGGTGGCCCTGGCCGACCAGCGCCAGATGCTCGAACAGTTGCGCTCCCAGCAAAAAGACAAGCCGTCTCCACCGCCCGCTACGAAGCTGCGAGGGGCGAAGTCGCTGCCCCCGGCGCGTCTGCTGAGCCCCCCCGCCCTTGCCCAGTCCGCCACCTGGCGCCCGGATACGAACGGGGTGCGGGTGCTGCCGCCCCCTGCCGCCCTGGGAGCGCTCGCCGCCTCCGGCACGGGTCCGGCCCAGCTCGCCTTTTTGGGTTCCAGCCGCGAACAAGAAGGAGCCCGCGGCGGCACTCCACCCCCGACGGCCAGTGCCCCGGATGTCGCGCTTCCTCCTGTGGCGCGCCGGACGGCCATCCCGCGGCCCGCCCCCGCGATCTCAGCCGCCACCAGCCTCGACCCGAGTCTGGAGCCGCTCGCCGCCCAGGGCTCACCCGTCCACCACCTCTCTGCCACCCACCGCCTGCCGGCTGGGGCGGCGATCCCCGCCGCCAGCCTGGCGGCGGGGGTGCTCGAACGGCCCATCCTCTGGGAGCAGGAGCAAAAGCACAGTCCCGCCGCTTCTGAGGCCGATCGCCACGTGGTGGTGCTCACCGAGCCGCTGGCAGGACCGGAGGGCGACAGCTTGCTTCCCGCTGGCACGCGCGTGCTTGCCGCCCTGCGGCGCGTGTCGCCGGGGGGGCTGGTGACCCTCGAAGCGGTGGCGTTGCGGGCCGACCGCCGGGAGATCCCGTTGCAATCGGTCGCGGTGCGGGCGGTTGGCGGGTTGCCCCTGGTGGCGGTTCGTCAGGACAAGGGAGGCGAAATCGGCGGTCTTGACACTGGTCAGTCGCTACTGAAGGGAGCCGAGGAGGGACTTGCCATCCTCAACCGCGCAAGCAGCACCATCGAAGCGAGCGGCTTCGGCGGGGCTACCACCAGCGCAAATTACGGGCAGGCCAATGCCCTGGCGGCCTTCGGCAGCGGCCTGTTTGGCGAACTGGGCAGGCTGATTCGCCAGCGCAACCAGCAGGCGGTCCGCCAGGTGATCGAGCGTCCGGACCTGTGGCTCATCCCCGGCGGTACGGCGGTCGAACTGCTCTTCGGCCGGGAGGTGCCGCTTTGA
- a CDS encoding DUF6737 family protein: MTGDDSPWRFKPWWCQPWSIALTGCSWMALTYWVLGLSVWWGVAVAPVVVWMGYFLFLWPRLMRR; this comes from the coding sequence ATGACCGGCGACGACAGCCCCTGGCGCTTTAAACCCTGGTGGTGCCAACCGTGGTCGATTGCCCTCACCGGCTGCAGTTGGATGGCACTGACGTATTGGGTACTCGGACTCTCGGTGTGGTGGGGGGTTGCCGTCGCCCCGGTAGTGGTCTGGATGGGTTATTTTCTTTTTCTCTGGCCACGGTTGATGCGTCGGTAA
- the pstS gene encoding phosphate ABC transporter substrate-binding protein PstS — protein sequence MVTRATLIRRIFPVLAAMLGANLLLSQCQSSPPEGPSATAPSPGGAPAGAVTLSGAGATFPAPLYQRWFYDYGQANPNVKVSYQGVGSGAGIKQFQSKTVDFAASDVAMSDEEIAAVPADRGVVLLPMTAGSVVLIYNVPGAPENLKLSRAVYSDMFLGKIKNWNDPKIAALNPGVKLPDLAATVVRRADGSGTTGVFTRHLSAVSPEWKTKVGEGIAVKWPTGVGGKGNDGVTAQVQQNPGSIGYVEYGYATNNKLPYASLENKEGNYVLPTLENSAAALASVELPPNLRAFIADPPGKDSYPLVTYTWILAPKTMDTPEKATALKEVLKWCLTEGQKSSESLGYIELPKPVTERVLAAVEQIGS from the coding sequence ATGGTCACAAGAGCAACTTTAATCCGGCGGATTTTTCCTGTTTTGGCCGCCATGCTGGGAGCAAACCTTTTGTTGTCCCAGTGCCAGTCTTCCCCACCGGAGGGTCCCAGTGCCACCGCCCCTAGCCCCGGCGGCGCACCGGCCGGTGCGGTGACCCTCTCCGGCGCCGGGGCCACCTTCCCGGCACCGCTCTATCAGCGGTGGTTCTACGATTATGGCCAGGCCAACCCGAACGTCAAAGTCAGCTACCAGGGCGTGGGCAGCGGCGCCGGCATCAAGCAGTTTCAAAGCAAAACCGTCGATTTTGCCGCGAGCGACGTGGCAATGAGCGACGAGGAGATTGCCGCGGTGCCGGCGGATCGAGGCGTGGTGCTATTGCCGATGACCGCCGGTAGCGTCGTGCTCATCTACAACGTACCGGGTGCGCCGGAGAATCTTAAACTCTCCCGCGCCGTCTACAGCGATATGTTCCTGGGCAAGATTAAAAACTGGAACGACCCGAAGATTGCCGCACTCAACCCGGGTGTCAAACTGCCGGATCTGGCCGCCACGGTGGTGCGCCGCGCCGACGGCAGCGGCACGACCGGCGTGTTCACTCGCCACCTGAGTGCCGTCAGCCCCGAGTGGAAAACGAAAGTCGGCGAAGGCATCGCCGTCAAATGGCCCACGGGTGTAGGCGGCAAGGGCAACGACGGTGTGACGGCTCAGGTCCAGCAGAACCCCGGCTCGATCGGCTACGTGGAATACGGCTACGCCACCAACAACAAGTTGCCCTACGCTTCGCTTGAAAACAAAGAGGGCAACTATGTCCTGCCGACGCTGGAAAATTCCGCCGCGGCCCTCGCCTCGGTAGAGTTGCCGCCCAACCTGCGCGCTTTTATCGCCGATCCGCCCGGTAAGGATTCGTATCCACTGGTCACTTACACCTGGATCCTCGCACCCAAGACAATGGACACCCCCGAAAAGGCGACGGCTTTGAAGGAAGTTCTCAAGTGGTGCCTCACCGAAGGGCAAAAGTCGAGCGAATCCCTCGGATACATTGAACTGCCCAAACCGGTTACCGAGCGCGTCCTGGCGGCTGTCGAGCAAATTGGCAGCTAA
- a CDS encoding NAD-dependent epimerase/dehydratase family protein, with protein MSGGTRRRNVFVTGASGCVGQYLLDILIEDDRYHSYLLLREPLKLKSSVRAHPNVTIIPGTLADLDLYRPYLEQSDYLIHMATSWGGADAAYAVNFVQTLQLLGAVNHERCCKVLYFSTSSILDNDNRPLEFAKREGTDYIRTKYLCHERLPELGVYDRIVSLFPTLIMAAGKDKPVSHVSSGIPKVAPWLGVARFFKTDASFHFIHAHDVALVTHHLLAHDTESNELVLGNPAITVNECLEQLCAFFGNKRVFGRFEMTVGIMEWIIKVFHIQMSPWDYYYIKQRHFNYKQVVNPATFGLSTPFNTLAGILAE; from the coding sequence TTGAGCGGCGGGACGCGGCGTAGGAATGTCTTTGTCACTGGTGCCAGTGGATGTGTGGGTCAGTACCTGCTCGATATCCTCATCGAGGATGACCGATACCATTCCTATCTGCTCCTCAGAGAGCCCCTCAAACTCAAAAGCAGCGTCCGCGCGCATCCGAACGTCACGATTATCCCAGGCACCCTTGCCGACCTCGACCTTTATCGGCCCTACCTGGAGCAGAGCGATTACCTGATCCACATGGCCACCTCCTGGGGCGGGGCCGACGCCGCCTACGCGGTCAACTTCGTCCAGACTCTCCAACTGCTGGGCGCCGTCAACCACGAGCGCTGCTGCAAGGTGCTCTATTTTTCGACCAGCAGCATTCTCGACAACGACAACCGGCCCCTCGAATTCGCCAAGCGCGAGGGCACCGACTACATCCGCACCAAATACCTCTGCCACGAGCGGCTGCCCGAACTGGGCGTCTACGACCGGATTGTGTCGCTATTTCCAACGCTCATCATGGCGGCGGGCAAGGATAAACCCGTCTCCCACGTCTCCTCGGGTATTCCTAAGGTGGCTCCGTGGCTGGGGGTCGCCCGTTTTTTCAAGACCGACGCGAGTTTTCATTTCATCCACGCCCACGATGTCGCCCTGGTCACCCACCACCTGCTTGCCCATGACACCGAGAGCAACGAACTGGTACTGGGCAACCCGGCCATCACCGTCAACGAATGCCTCGAACAGTTGTGCGCGTTTTTTGGCAACAAGCGGGTGTTTGGGCGCTTCGAGATGACGGTGGGCATCATGGAGTGGATTATCAAAGTCTTCCATATCCAGATGAGCCCCTGGGATTATTACTACATCAAGCAGCGCCACTTCAATTACAAGCAGGTGGTCAATCCGGCCACCTTCGGGCTGAGCACGCCCTTCAACACCCTGGCGGGGATTTTGGCGGAATAG
- a CDS encoding type IV secretory system conjugative DNA transfer family protein: MENDWTNYALLAGLGAAALWVNRSRRGALPRSASGRWAGAKEREHARRTARRQQEQRAKNKVALQINPGGRGERVIPVPHAERGVLVMGQPGSGKTYSAIDPLIRSALRQGFPLVLYDFKYPTQTRRLFAYARHLGYTVQVFAPGLPQSAVFNPLDLLVSAEDSETARQLAEVLNRNFKLAQQKGGEDAFFGPAGDQLAEAVLLTAKASPYPDLLMVQSLLSLDQLPQRLQTAEHLSSWVKASYGQFLSAASSEKTAASIVATASALFTRFLKPQVARSFAGPSAIDFDLSGKKLLVLGVDRTRRDVVLPLVATLLHMLIQFNTHERRTEPLVLALDELPTLFLPALVNWLNENREDGLVSVLGLQNLAQLERTYGKETAQAIFGACATKFLFNPGEKDSAQYISDMLGQESILQRSISRNTGKGGPSRTHSESEKTRPLLEASGLLKLGQGHCILLNPEYGSGKESGVPMRLAVRLDPGEMAIAELAEKLWSTQQPELLTNSPPVSAQSLAERQASAEQFLPLAPADASTVRSVPLF, translated from the coding sequence ATGGAAAACGACTGGACAAATTACGCCCTGCTTGCCGGATTGGGAGCGGCGGCTCTGTGGGTCAACCGTTCGCGCCGGGGGGCGCTGCCGCGCTCCGCCTCCGGCCGCTGGGCCGGTGCCAAAGAGCGCGAACACGCCCGGCGCACCGCCCGGCGTCAGCAGGAGCAGCGGGCCAAGAACAAAGTCGCCCTGCAGATCAACCCCGGTGGGCGGGGCGAGCGAGTGATCCCCGTACCGCATGCCGAACGGGGTGTGCTGGTGATGGGCCAACCGGGTTCGGGCAAAACCTACTCGGCCATCGACCCGCTCATTCGCTCCGCACTGCGCCAGGGCTTTCCGCTGGTGCTGTACGACTTTAAGTACCCCACCCAGACCCGGCGGTTGTTTGCCTACGCCCGGCATCTGGGCTACACCGTCCAGGTCTTTGCCCCGGGATTGCCCCAATCCGCCGTGTTCAATCCTTTGGATCTTCTCGTCTCCGCCGAGGACAGCGAGACGGCCCGCCAGCTGGCCGAGGTACTCAACCGCAACTTCAAGCTTGCACAGCAAAAAGGGGGGGAGGACGCTTTTTTTGGTCCGGCGGGCGATCAGCTGGCCGAGGCGGTGCTGCTCACGGCCAAAGCGAGCCCCTACCCGGATCTATTGATGGTGCAATCGCTATTGAGTCTCGACCAGTTGCCCCAGCGCCTGCAGACAGCCGAGCACCTTTCCAGTTGGGTCAAAGCCTCCTACGGCCAGTTCTTGAGTGCGGCCAGTTCCGAAAAAACGGCTGCGTCGATCGTGGCTACTGCAAGCGCTCTATTTACACGCTTTCTCAAGCCCCAGGTGGCTCGCAGCTTCGCAGGGCCGAGCGCCATCGACTTTGATCTCTCGGGCAAGAAGCTGTTGGTGCTGGGGGTGGATCGCACCCGCCGCGACGTGGTGCTGCCTTTGGTGGCTACCCTGCTGCACATGCTCATTCAGTTCAACACCCACGAGCGGCGCACCGAACCGCTCGTGCTTGCCCTCGACGAGTTACCGACTTTGTTTTTGCCGGCTCTTGTCAACTGGCTCAACGAAAACCGCGAGGACGGGCTGGTGAGCGTGCTTGGTCTGCAAAACCTGGCCCAATTGGAGCGCACCTACGGCAAAGAAACCGCCCAGGCGATCTTCGGCGCCTGCGCCACCAAGTTTTTGTTCAATCCCGGCGAGAAAGATTCCGCCCAGTACATCTCCGACATGCTGGGCCAGGAATCGATACTCCAGCGCTCGATCAGCCGCAACACCGGCAAGGGCGGCCCCTCGCGCACCCACTCCGAAAGCGAGAAGACTCGGCCGCTTCTGGAGGCGAGCGGCCTGCTCAAACTCGGCCAGGGCCACTGCATTTTACTCAACCCCGAGTACGGCAGCGGCAAAGAGTCCGGGGTGCCGATGCGCCTCGCCGTCCGACTTGATCCGGGTGAAATGGCGATAGCCGAACTGGCCGAAAAGCTCTGGTCCACTCAGCAGCCGGAACTGCTCACCAATTCGCCGCCCGTCAGTGCCCAGTCCCTGGCAGAGCGTCAGGCGTCGGCGGAACAATTTTTGCCCCTCGCCCCAGCTGACGCCTCCACAGTACGATCCGTGCCGCTGTTTTAG